A region from the Zonotrichia albicollis isolate bZonAlb1 chromosome 17, bZonAlb1.hap1, whole genome shotgun sequence genome encodes:
- the LOC141731092 gene encoding adenosine deaminase-like isoform X1, whose protein sequence is MERARGIFEGPKVELHVHLDGAIRPETILYFGKKRGIPLPGNTVEELMKYVSYDTPLTLPEFLEKFNYYMPAIAGDREAVRRIAYEFVETKAKEGVAYVEVRYSPHFLANSGVDPIPWGQAEGDLTPDEVVQLVNQGLKDGERDFHIKARSILCCMRHMPSWSLEVVELCKKYQNDSVVGVDLAGDETLKVEDYAEHKKAYEEAERCGIHRTVHAGEAGPAAMVKEAVYVLKTERVGHGYHVLEDPELYKQLLKTKMHFEVCPWSSYLTGACPPDFTKHPVIQFKKDRANYSLNTDDPLIFNSTLDKDYGIVKEHMGFTEEEFKRVNINAAQSSFLPEKEKQELLNKLYEAYGMVPNAS, encoded by the exons aTGGAGCGGGCACGGGGGATCTTCGAGGGACCCAAG GTAGAGCTTCACGTGCACCTGGATGGAGCCATCAGACCAGAGACCATCCTGTACTTTGGCAA GAAAAGAGGCATCCCTCTCCCTGGGAACACTGTTGAGGAGCTCATGAAGTATGTGAGCTATGACACACCACTGACACTCCCCGAGTTCCTAGAGAAATTTAATTACTACATGCCTGCCATTGC gggTGACCGTGAGGCAGTGAGGAGAATTGCCTACGAGTTTGTGGAGACCAAAGCCAAGGAAGGAGTCGCCTACGTGGAGGTTCGGTACAGCCCTCACTTCCTGGCCAACTCTGGTGTggatcccatcccctggggacaagCTGA GGGGGACCTCACTCCAGATGAAGTGGTTCAGCTCGTAAATCAGGGACTGAAGGATGGAGAGAGGGATTTCCACATCAAAGCCAGGTCTATTCTATGCTGCATGCGCCATATGCCAA GCTGGTCTCTAGAGGTGGTGGAGCTCTGCAAGAAGTACCAGAATGACTCTGTGGTGGGTGTTGACCTGGCTGGAGATGAGACCCTGAAGGTGGAGGATTATGCTGAGCATAAGAAGGCTTATGAG GAGGCTGAGAGGTGTGGGATCCATCGCACCGTCCATGCTGGGGAGGCTGGCCCGGCTGCCATGGTCAAGGAG GCAGTTTATGTCCTGAAGACCGAGCGTGTTGGCCATGGGTACCACGTCCTGGAGGACCCTGAGCTCTACAAGCAGCTGCTGAAAACAAAGATGCATTTTGAG GTCTGTCCTTGGTCCAGTTATCTCACTGGGGCATGTCCTCCGGACTTCACCAAACACCCCGTAATACA ATTTAAGAAGGATCGTGCCAACTATTCTCTAAACACAGATGACCCCCTGATCTTCAACTCCACCCTTGACAAGGACTATGGCATTGTGAAGGAACACATGGGATTCACTGAAGAGGAGTTCAAGAGAGTT aACATCAATGCAGCCCAGTCCAGCTTCTTACCcgagaaggaaaagcaggagctgctcaacAAGCTGTATGAAGCTTATGGGATGGTGCCCAATGCatcctga
- the LOC141731092 gene encoding adenosine deaminase-like isoform X2 produces MVELHVHLDGAIRPETILYFGKKRGIPLPGNTVEELMKYVSYDTPLTLPEFLEKFNYYMPAIAGDREAVRRIAYEFVETKAKEGVAYVEVRYSPHFLANSGVDPIPWGQAEGDLTPDEVVQLVNQGLKDGERDFHIKARSILCCMRHMPSWSLEVVELCKKYQNDSVVGVDLAGDETLKVEDYAEHKKAYEEAERCGIHRTVHAGEAGPAAMVKEAVYVLKTERVGHGYHVLEDPELYKQLLKTKMHFEVCPWSSYLTGACPPDFTKHPVIQFKKDRANYSLNTDDPLIFNSTLDKDYGIVKEHMGFTEEEFKRVNINAAQSSFLPEKEKQELLNKLYEAYGMVPNAS; encoded by the exons ATG GTAGAGCTTCACGTGCACCTGGATGGAGCCATCAGACCAGAGACCATCCTGTACTTTGGCAA GAAAAGAGGCATCCCTCTCCCTGGGAACACTGTTGAGGAGCTCATGAAGTATGTGAGCTATGACACACCACTGACACTCCCCGAGTTCCTAGAGAAATTTAATTACTACATGCCTGCCATTGC gggTGACCGTGAGGCAGTGAGGAGAATTGCCTACGAGTTTGTGGAGACCAAAGCCAAGGAAGGAGTCGCCTACGTGGAGGTTCGGTACAGCCCTCACTTCCTGGCCAACTCTGGTGTggatcccatcccctggggacaagCTGA GGGGGACCTCACTCCAGATGAAGTGGTTCAGCTCGTAAATCAGGGACTGAAGGATGGAGAGAGGGATTTCCACATCAAAGCCAGGTCTATTCTATGCTGCATGCGCCATATGCCAA GCTGGTCTCTAGAGGTGGTGGAGCTCTGCAAGAAGTACCAGAATGACTCTGTGGTGGGTGTTGACCTGGCTGGAGATGAGACCCTGAAGGTGGAGGATTATGCTGAGCATAAGAAGGCTTATGAG GAGGCTGAGAGGTGTGGGATCCATCGCACCGTCCATGCTGGGGAGGCTGGCCCGGCTGCCATGGTCAAGGAG GCAGTTTATGTCCTGAAGACCGAGCGTGTTGGCCATGGGTACCACGTCCTGGAGGACCCTGAGCTCTACAAGCAGCTGCTGAAAACAAAGATGCATTTTGAG GTCTGTCCTTGGTCCAGTTATCTCACTGGGGCATGTCCTCCGGACTTCACCAAACACCCCGTAATACA ATTTAAGAAGGATCGTGCCAACTATTCTCTAAACACAGATGACCCCCTGATCTTCAACTCCACCCTTGACAAGGACTATGGCATTGTGAAGGAACACATGGGATTCACTGAAGAGGAGTTCAAGAGAGTT aACATCAATGCAGCCCAGTCCAGCTTCTTACCcgagaaggaaaagcaggagctgctcaacAAGCTGTATGAAGCTTATGGGATGGTGCCCAATGCatcctga